The Mycolicibacterium monacense genome contains the following window.
CCGTCGAGTTCGCGGCCGAAGTCGACGCCGCTGGGCCGGTGCACCTCCTGGAAGAAGACGATCGGCACCTCGGCGGCGCGCGCCGCGGCCACCAGTTGTTCGGCGCGGGCGACGCGTTCGGCGTGCCCGGACATGTGCGGGATGCCCACCTCGTCGACCGGCATCCCACCGCCCTGCTGGATGTCGACGACCACGAGCACGGGATTGCCCACGATGAGTGGTTGTTCGGGCACTTATCCTCCTCTGACGGTGATACGGGGGTCGGCGGCCGCCTGCAGGAGGTCCACCATGGTGTTGATGAAGACGTAGAGCGCGCCGAGCATCAGCGTCACGCCGGCGATTGCCGGGAAGTCGGCGACCGGGATGCTCTGGGCGATGTACTGGCCGATCCCCGGCCAGCCGAACACCTGCTCGACGACGAGGACACCGGAGAACATCAGCCCGATCTGCAGACCCGTCATCGACAGGGCGGCGCCGATGGAGTTGCGCAGGACGTGGCCGACCATGATCCGGCCCTCCGAAAGACCTTTCGCGCGTGCGGTTCTGGCGTAGTCGCTGTCGGTGTCCCCGAGCAGGCTCGATCTCAGCACCCGGCCGATGGCCACCGCAGGCCCGATCGCGATCACCACGGCGGGCAGGATCAGGTGCTGCAGCGCGTCGCCGACGACGTCGAACCGCGCGTGCAGCAGACCGTCGACGGTCAGCAGGCCGGTGGGGCCGGTCGGTGGGTTCGCGATTCCGATGCGGCCGTTGGCCGGCACCCAGCCGAGTTGTTGGTAGAAGACGATGAGACCGAGGATGCCGAGCAGGAACATCGGCGCCGAGGACCCGGTGAACAGCACCGCACGCAGGACCGCCGAGCCACGCCACTTCAGCGTGGTGCTGAACGCCAGCAGCGCGGCGAGCACCAGCGCGATCACCATCCCGAACACCGCGAGTTCCAGTGTGGCGGGGAGGAAGTCACCGAGGTCGGACGCCACCGGGTGGCGGGTGCGGTACGAGGTGCCGAGGTCACCGGTGACCGCGCCGGTGAGGTAGTTCCAGAACTGCACCAGCATCGGTTCGTTGAGGCCGAGCGCTTCGCGGCGCGCGGCGACCGCCGCCTGGGAGGCCTGGGCACCCAGCTGGGCTTTGACGGGGTCGAGCGGCGAGATGTGGGCGAGCACGAACATCACCCCGGTCAGCGCGACGAGGATCGCGAACATCGCGGCGATCCGGGTCGTGACGAAGGTCCGCATGCGGCTCCTTATTTCGTCTTCATCAGGTTGCGCAGGCTGTCCCCGGCGACGTTGCCGACCAACGCGAGTACCAGGACCCCGAGTCCGGGCATCACGGGTATCCACCACTGCTGCAGGAAGTAGCTCAGGTTGCGTGCCGAGTCGGCGCCGAGCTCGGGTGCGGGCGCGGACTGACCGAGGCCCAGGAACGACAGTGCGGCCAGGGTGAGGATCAGGGTGCCGATGTCCAGGCTGGCCGCGACGACCGCGTTGGGCACCGCACCGGGCAGCAGGTGACGACGCGCCAGCCGAAGCGGCCCCACGCCGGCGAGTTTGGCCGCCTCGACGTGCGGTCTGGCGGCGAGCCGGGTGATCTCACCGCGGACCAGCCGCGCGTAGAACGGCCACCACACGATCGACACCGCAATGAGCGTGTGCAGGAACCCCGGGCCGAGCGCGGCGACCACCGCGATCGCCAGCACCGGCGCGGGCAGCGACAGGAAGGCGTCGGTGATCCTCATGAGCACCGAGTCGATCCAGCCGCCCGCCGTCCCGGCGATGAGCCCGACCAGACCGCCGATGAACAGCCCGAGGGCCACCACGGCCAGCGCCGCGAACCAGCTCGACCTTGCGCCGTAGAGCACGCGCGACAAGATGTCGCGGCCGATGCTGTCGGTCCCGAGCAGGAATCCGTCCACGCCGGGCGCCTGCAGCGGCAGGCCCACCGGCAACAGCGGATCGTAGGGCGCGAGCACCGGCACCGCGACCGCGACCAGGGTGACGATGCCGATGAGCGAGAAGCCGATCCAGTTCACCACCGCGGACCGCGACTGCGGCAGCGTCAGCCCCCGCCGCCGGGTGCGCACCATGGCCGGTGCCGGCAGCGCGACCGCCATCAGCCCGCCTTCCGCTCGATGCAGGCGACCTGGTGCGGGTTGCCGGGGAACCCTTCGAGGCGGACGTCGAGTCCGGTGTCGTCGCAGGCGTCGATCGCGAGCGGGCACCGCGGATGAAACGCGCACCCCGTGGGCGGCGAGAGGGGGCTCGCGGGTTCACCGGCGAGAGAACGCGGTTCGCGGCCCAGGTCCGGGATGGAGTCGACGAGGGCCTGGGTGTAGGGATGCGCGGGTTCGGCGATCACCTGGTCGGCCGGTCCGATCTCGACGATGCGCCCGAGGTACATCACCGCGATCCGGTCGGCGACCACCCGCGCCACGGAAAGGTCGTGGGTCACGAACACCACGGACATGTCGAGGCTGCGGCGCAGGTCTCCGATCAGGTTGAGCACCGAGGCGGCCAGCGAGACGTCGAGCGCGCTGGTCGGCTCGTCGCACAGCAGCACCGAGGGCGGCACCACCGTCGCGCGGGCGAGTGAAACCCGTTGGCGCTGACCACCGGAGAGTTGACCCGCGCGCGACTTCGCGACCTCGGCGGGCAGCCCCACCCGCTCCAGCACCTCGGCGACCCGCTCCCGGCGCCGTGCCCGCGACAGACCCGTGCCGCGCAGCCGTTCGGCGATGAGCTCACCGACCGACAGCCACGGGGTGAGCGACGCACCCGCATCCTGGAACACCATCTGCGGCCGTTGGCCTCCCGCGAGGTCGACGAATCCGGACGTCGGCGGCTCCAGGCCCGCGATGACACGCAGCAGTGTCGACTTGCCCGAACCGCTCTCACCGACCAGCGCGACCGATTCCCCGTGTCCGACCCGGAGCGAGACGCCGCGCAGGGCATGGAGCTTCCCGTCGCCATCGGCCGACCGGTCGAACCATCGGCGCGCGACCGAGAAGGACTTCGTGACGTCGCGCAGGACCACCGACGGCGGCATCTCCGCCCGGTCCGCGGTGGTCGCCGGGAACGCGTCGTCGGTGTTGGTCTCCGCGGCGCCCAGGTGCTCGGCGACCTCACCCTGCGGGCGGATGCACGCGCTGACCCGACCGGGCGCCACCGCGAGCGGCTCCGGCGGAGCCGTGGTGCATTCGTCGGTGGCCAGCGCGCACCGGGGGACGAACGCGCACCCGGGAAGTGGGGTCACCGGGCTGGGCACCGATCCGGCGAGCGCGGCCAGGGGCCGGTCCCGCGCGGTGTCCAGCGTCAGACGCGAGCGCAGCAGTCCGTGGGTATAGGGGTGGGCCGGGGCGGCGAGAACCTCGGCGCTGGGGCCGATCTCGGCGATGCGCCCGGCGTAGAGCACCGCGATCCGGTCGGAGATCTGGGCCGCCACCCCGAGGTCGTGGGTGATCAGCACGATGCTGCAGCCGATCTCGTCACGCAGCCGCCGCAGCAGACGCAACACCTGCGCCTGCACGGTGACGTCGAGGGCGGTGGTCGGTTCGTCGGCGACGATCAGATCCGGGTCGCCGGCGATCGCGATCGCGATCATCACTCGTTGCCGTAGCCCGCCGGACAGTTCGTGCGGGTATGCCCGCATCCGCCGGGCGGGTTCGGGGATGCCGACGGCGGTCAGCAGCCGCAAAGCCTCCTCGTCGCTGCCCGCGGCCTCGGCGACCTGTCTGCCGATGCGCATGGTCGGGTTCAGCGATGTCATCGGGTCCTGGAACACCGCACCCAGATCGAGGCGGCGCACCTTGCGCAGCGCCTTGGGATCTCCGCGGACCATGTCGGAGCCGGCGACGCGGACCGTGCCGGAGACGGTCGCGTTGTCGGGTAGCAGGCCCAGCAGGCTGAAGCCGAGAACGCTTTTCCCGGAACCGGATTCGCCGACGAGGCCGAGGATCTCGCCGGGCGCGACGGCCAGCGACACCCCGCGCAGGGCGTGGATCGCGCGGCCGTTGCGGCGGAACTTCACAGCCAGGTCACCGACGGTGGCGACCGGGTCCGGCGTGGGCGGCGCCGCGGCGGGCGCGTCGGCTTCGGAGACAGCAGTGCCCATCCATACGCTCCTGCGGCTGTGGTCGACGGGGCCGAAGCGGCCGGCTCGACGTGGGGATCGGGGCGGCACATCGGTGAACCGCCCGCCTGTCACTTGACAGTTTTGTCCGGTCGTCGACGTGGTGGGTGTCGCGCGGGTAACCAATCGACGGCACACGTAACTGATGCGTATCGCGCGTTTCTGTCGTGTGACAGAAACCAGGGGGTGTACCCATCGGCGGCTTCGTGGTCCACGATGGAACCATGCCGCTCACCCGGGCCGGTCGTCCCCGCCTGAACACCGCACGCCGTCCGGGCATGACCGCCCGCGACGAAATACTCGACGCCGCAGGCGAACTCTTCACCACCCTGGGATACGCGAGCACCTCGACGCGCCACATCGCCGAACTGGTCGGCATCCGGCAGGCCTCGCTGTACCACTACTTCAGGACCAAGGACGACATCCTGTGCGCTCTGCTGAGCCAGACGGTCAGCCCCACGCTGGGGTTCATCCCCAGCCTGCTCGGTGCGCAGCCGGCGTTGACGGCCGCCGAGCACCTGCACGCGCTGGCCACGTTCGACGGTGACCAACTGCTCAGCGGGCCGTGGAATCTGGGTGCGCTGTACCTGCTGCCCGAGCTGAGGGATGCGCGGCTGGAACCGTTCTGGTCCGACCGCGAGCGGCTGCGTCTGCACTACCTCGCGCTCAGCCGCGCCGTCGTCGAACAGACCGGCGTCCACGAGGCGGCCGCGGATCTGCCGTTCCGGCTGGTGGAGTCGCTGGTCAACATGTGGTCGACGCCGCCGGGTCCACAGCGCGACGAACTGCCGGTGCACGTCGCCGACGCCTGCCTGCGGGTGCTCGGGATCCCCGACGGCGCCATCGCCGCGCTGCGGGTTCGCAGCAGCGACGCGGTGGCGAGTTACACGCGCTCGCTGAGCTGACCGGAGCCCAGGTAGTTCCGCCAGTCGCCGTAGGACGAGATGTCCTCACCGCTCTGCCACGCGTCGAGTGCGCATCCGAACCCGACGACCTCGGTGCCGTCGGACAGCGTCACCCGGCCGAGCATCATCGGTGACGGCAGCGCGGCGAGGAAGTCGCCCAGCATCGCGGTCCCGACCAGCCACAGCTCACCGCCGATCGCCGTACCGCTCTCGGCGCCCACCCGGACCAGACCCGGTTTGGCCGGCGTGGTGTGCAGGCGCGCGAGCCGGTAGAGCGGGGCGGTGACCGCCGGCCCGAGCCACCGCGCCCCGCGTTCTTCGAGTTGCCACGCCAGCGGCTGATCGCGCAGGTGCGCGCCCACCACGAGCAGCGGTGTCGCGGACAGACCCGCGCGGACCGGCCACGGTGCCTGCGACACAACAGGATCCGAGGATCCGGATGTGACACGGCGCGCCAGGTCGAGCGCCACCGCGTCGGCGCCCGCCCGGGCGACGATCGAGACACCGAACTGGGCGCCGTCGGCGGCTCCGGACGGCACGGCGACCGCGCACATGTCGAGCAGATTGCAGAAGTTCGTGTACGTGCCCAGTCGTGAGTTGACCGCGATCGGCTCGGCCTCGACCTCGGCGATGGTCGGGTGGTCGGTGGTCGTCGGGATCAGCAGCGCGTCGCAGTCACCGAGTTCGGCCATCGCCGCGGCGGTGAGTTCGGCCAGCCGTACCCGGTCCCGAAGCAGCCGGGTGGCCGGTACCGTACCGGCCGCCGCGATGATCGCACCGACGGTGGGGTCGACCTCGTCGCGGTGTGTGTCGACGAAATCGCCGACGGCTTCGTGCCGTTCGGCGACGAGCCCGCCGTCGTAGAGCAGCCTGGCCGCTTCGAGGAATGCGCGCATGTCGATCTCGCGCACGGCCGCACCCTGTCCTTCGAGGCGGGACCTCGCCTCGCCGAACGCCTGCCGCCAGGCCGGTGAGAGGCCGGGGAGGTCGCGCGGAACGCCGACCAGCGGCACGGCCGGCGCCGCGAGCGGGGCGTCGGGCGGGAAGGGCCGCGCCCGCACGCCCGCCGACGGGTCCGCACCCGCCATCACCCCCATGGCGGCGTCGGCGGTGTCGAGATCGCGCGCGAACACCGTGACGCAGTCGTAGCTTCGGCAGGCGGGCACCACCCCGTCGGTGGGCACCACACCGTAGGTGGGTTTGATGCCCACGATGCCCTGCAGCGCCGCAGGCACGCGGCCGGATCCGGCGGTGTCCGTGCCGATGGCGAGGTCGGCGATGCCGAGTGCCACCGCGACCGCCGATCCCGAACTCGAACCGCCCGAGATGTGGCCGGGGCGGCGGGCGTCGCGCACGGCGCCGTGTGGGCTGCGGGTGCCGACGAGTCCGGTCGCGAACTGATCGAGATTGGTCGCCCCGAGCACCACCGCACCCGAGGCGCGCAGCCGTGCGACCACCGGGGCGTCCACCTCGGCCGGGTCGGTTGCGTATCCCGGGCAGCCCGCCGTCGTGGGCAGGCCCGCGACGTCGACGTTGTTCTTGACCGCGACGGTCAGCCCGGCCAGCGGCAGGTCCGCCCCGGCCGCGACGGCGGAGTCGACGGCCTCGGCGTCGGTGAGCGCATCGGCGAACGGCCGCAGGAAGATCCAGACCTCGGGCCGCGCGACGGCCTCGATCGTGGCGTAGGCGGCGCGGACCCGCTCGACGGCCGTCATGCCGGGATCCCCGACACATCGCTCTCGGCACCGAGGATGACCAACGGTGTCCCGGGCTCCACCTGGTTGCCCGCCTCGACGAGTACGTGGGTGACCACACCGTCGGCCGGGGCCGTCACGACGGTCTCCATCTTCATCGCCTCCAGTGCCAGTAACGATTGACCCGCGGCCACCCTCTCCCCCACGGCGACATCGACTTTCCACACGTTCGACGAGAACGGTGCGTCGACGCGTTGGGCACCGTCGTCGAGGACGAGGTCGGCGTTGTCGGCCGATGCCCGCGACTGCGCCCGCTCGGCGCGGTCGAACTCCCCGGCCGCCGCCCATGCCGCCCGCTCCGCGGAGAACGCGGCGCTCTGGCGGGCCCGGAACTCGGTGATGGAGTCGGCGTTGCGGGCCAGGAAGCGTTCGTGTTCGGCGAGCGAGAAGGTGCCCTCGGTGATCTCGACCGTGCCCCGGCCCGCGGCCAGGTCGGCGCGCAGGTCGAGCAGTTCCTCGGCCGACACCGGATACCAGGAGATGCGGTCGAAGAACCTGAGCAGCCACGGGCTGCCTGCCTCGAAGGGTGCGGTGTGGCGGTAGGTGCGCCACACCTGCGTCGTCCGGCCGACGAACTGGTATCCGCCGGGACCCTCCATCCCGTAGATGCACAGGTACGCCCCGCCGATCCCGACGGAGTTCTCGGCGGTCCAGGTGCGCGCCGGATTGTATTTCGTGGTGACCAACCGGTGCCGCGGGTCGAGCGGAGTCGCCACGGGCGCACCGAGGTACACGTCGCCGAGTCCGAGCGTGAGGTATTCGGCGGCGAACACGATGTCGGCGACGTCGGCCTGCGAGCCCAGGCCGTTGACCCGCCGGATGAACTCGATGTTCGACGGACACCACGGGGCGTCGTCGCGCACACC
Protein-coding sequences here:
- a CDS encoding ABC transporter permease, whose protein sequence is MRTFVTTRIAAMFAILVALTGVMFVLAHISPLDPVKAQLGAQASQAAVAARREALGLNEPMLVQFWNYLTGAVTGDLGTSYRTRHPVASDLGDFLPATLELAVFGMVIALVLAALLAFSTTLKWRGSAVLRAVLFTGSSAPMFLLGILGLIVFYQQLGWVPANGRIGIANPPTGPTGLLTVDGLLHARFDVVGDALQHLILPAVVIAIGPAVAIGRVLRSSLLGDTDSDYARTARAKGLSEGRIMVGHVLRNSIGAALSMTGLQIGLMFSGVLVVEQVFGWPGIGQYIAQSIPVADFPAIAGVTLMLGALYVFINTMVDLLQAAADPRITVRGG
- a CDS encoding ABC transporter permease, which encodes MAVALPAPAMVRTRRRGLTLPQSRSAVVNWIGFSLIGIVTLVAVAVPVLAPYDPLLPVGLPLQAPGVDGFLLGTDSIGRDILSRVLYGARSSWFAALAVVALGLFIGGLVGLIAGTAGGWIDSVLMRITDAFLSLPAPVLAIAVVAALGPGFLHTLIAVSIVWWPFYARLVRGEITRLAARPHVEAAKLAGVGPLRLARRHLLPGAVPNAVVAASLDIGTLILTLAALSFLGLGQSAPAPELGADSARNLSYFLQQWWIPVMPGLGVLVLALVGNVAGDSLRNLMKTK
- a CDS encoding dipeptide ABC transporter ATP-binding protein — translated: MGTAVSEADAPAAAPPTPDPVATVGDLAVKFRRNGRAIHALRGVSLAVAPGEILGLVGESGSGKSVLGFSLLGLLPDNATVSGTVRVAGSDMVRGDPKALRKVRRLDLGAVFQDPMTSLNPTMRIGRQVAEAAGSDEEALRLLTAVGIPEPARRMRAYPHELSGGLRQRVMIAIAIAGDPDLIVADEPTTALDVTVQAQVLRLLRRLRDEIGCSIVLITHDLGVAAQISDRIAVLYAGRIAEIGPSAEVLAAPAHPYTHGLLRSRLTLDTARDRPLAALAGSVPSPVTPLPGCAFVPRCALATDECTTAPPEPLAVAPGRVSACIRPQGEVAEHLGAAETNTDDAFPATTADRAEMPPSVVLRDVTKSFSVARRWFDRSADGDGKLHALRGVSLRVGHGESVALVGESGSGKSTLLRVIAGLEPPTSGFVDLAGGQRPQMVFQDAGASLTPWLSVGELIAERLRGTGLSRARRRERVAEVLERVGLPAEVAKSRAGQLSGGQRQRVSLARATVVPPSVLLCDEPTSALDVSLAASVLNLIGDLRRSLDMSVVFVTHDLSVARVVADRIAVMYLGRIVEIGPADQVIAEPAHPYTQALVDSIPDLGREPRSLAGEPASPLSPPTGCAFHPRCPLAIDACDDTGLDVRLEGFPGNPHQVACIERKAG
- a CDS encoding TetR/AcrR family transcriptional regulator, which produces MPLTRAGRPRLNTARRPGMTARDEILDAAGELFTTLGYASTSTRHIAELVGIRQASLYHYFRTKDDILCALLSQTVSPTLGFIPSLLGAQPALTAAEHLHALATFDGDQLLSGPWNLGALYLLPELRDARLEPFWSDRERLRLHYLALSRAVVEQTGVHEAAADLPFRLVESLVNMWSTPPGPQRDELPVHVADACLRVLGIPDGAIAALRVRSSDAVASYTRSLS
- the atzF gene encoding allophanate hydrolase, with product MTAVERVRAAYATIEAVARPEVWIFLRPFADALTDAEAVDSAVAAGADLPLAGLTVAVKNNVDVAGLPTTAGCPGYATDPAEVDAPVVARLRASGAVVLGATNLDQFATGLVGTRSPHGAVRDARRPGHISGGSSSGSAVAVALGIADLAIGTDTAGSGRVPAALQGIVGIKPTYGVVPTDGVVPACRSYDCVTVFARDLDTADAAMGVMAGADPSAGVRARPFPPDAPLAAPAVPLVGVPRDLPGLSPAWRQAFGEARSRLEGQGAAVREIDMRAFLEAARLLYDGGLVAERHEAVGDFVDTHRDEVDPTVGAIIAAAGTVPATRLLRDRVRLAELTAAAMAELGDCDALLIPTTTDHPTIAEVEAEPIAVNSRLGTYTNFCNLLDMCAVAVPSGAADGAQFGVSIVARAGADAVALDLARRVTSGSSDPVVSQAPWPVRAGLSATPLLVVGAHLRDQPLAWQLEERGARWLGPAVTAPLYRLARLHTTPAKPGLVRVGAESGTAIGGELWLVGTAMLGDFLAALPSPMMLGRVTLSDGTEVVGFGCALDAWQSGEDISSYGDWRNYLGSGQLSERV